The DNA segment TATTGGTGGGCGAACACTTCGCGAATTCTGCCAAGGAAGCAATCGTCGGCGTATTCGGCGTTTCTCGCTTCTCGTACTTTTTAAAGGGCGACGGTTCTACATCGGGAGGGAGAGAAGTCGCCTTTTCTACATTCGCTGCATACTTGCCATCTTCCGTGTAGAGAACCTCATCTTCCCCGGCATCTGCCAGTACCATAAACTCTTGGGAACCCGAACCGCCAATTGCGCCCGAATCTGCCTCCACTGCCACAAAATCCAACCCGCAGCGACGAAACATATTGCGATATGCCACATCCATATCTGCATAGGTTTGCTTCAAACTTTCCTCATTTGCATGGAACGAATAACCATCTTTCATAATGAATTCCCGTCCCCGCATTAACCCGAAACGAGGGCGAATTTCATCGCGAAATTTGCTTTGAATTTGATACAAATGTTGGGGAAGTTGACGATAAGAACGAATCGTTTCCTTGGCAATTGTCGTAATCACTTCTTCATGGGTGGGACCTAGTGCAACCTCGCGTCCTTGACGATCCTCAAAGGCGAACATAATGCCTTCTGCCTTGGTGTAAGTATCCCAACGCCCCGACTCTTTCCACAACTCCGAGGGTTGTAGTTGCGGTAATAAGCATTCCTGTGCGCCTGTGGCGTTCATCTCCTCGCGCACGATTTGCGAAACTTTCTGCAAGACTCGCCACATCAGGGGAAGATAGCTGTAAATGCCGCTACCAATGCGTCGAATATAGCCCGCCCGCAGCAATAATTGATGACTTGGGATAACAGCTTCTGCTGGACTTTCCTTGAACGTAACGAAGAGCATCTGAGACAATCGCATTGGTATATTTCCCCTTTCTCTTATCGGATGACTATTATCGCATCAGTGGGCGCGTGCCGATGGTTAAGGTCGCGTTAGCTTAAACCCGATCGTTTCTATCAAAGCTATAGCAGTCGCCATAACAGTTATCAGTCATCAGAGGGAATAGGGAATAGGGAACAGGGAACAGGGAACAGGGAACAGGGAACAGGGAATAGGTTTTTTCAGTTATCAATCATTCAGTCATCACCGTGTCTCCCACTCTCCGTATCTCCCACTCTCCCCGCGTCACTCTCAACCCGTCAATTCAAAGCTGACAGACCACTACTTCCACTCCCCTTGCAACGTAAACCCCGCCCAATAGAAGGGCGATTTCCATTCCTCGGTTTGCCACATTTCGATTTGCGCTTGGCGCAGTGCGGCAGAGGGGGAGAGTCCTTGTTGCAACATTTGCTGATAGAATTTTGCCATTAATTCAGCAGTTCCGCGATCGTCCACATTCCAAAGACTAACGACGACACGCGCTGCCCCTGCATACATAAATCCCCGTGTCAGACCAATTAAGCCCTCGCCGCGAACCCTTTCTCCCAAACCCGTTTCGCAGGCACTCAGCACGACTAAATCCGCAGGTAGGGTGAGATTGAAGAGTTCGTGCATTCGCAAGAATCCGTTTTGGGGTTGTCCTTGGGAATCGAACAGTGTCAGAACCAGTCCGGAGAGTTCTGGATTTTGGCTGTTAAGGAGTCCGTGGGTGGCAAAGTGAATCATGCGATACTGGCTGAGTTCTTGACTGGTTGCCAGGACGCGGTTTGCCTCAAATCCGATCGCGCCCCTGGTTTGTTCTTGGGAAACGAGTGCTGAGATATTATCTGCTTCGACTTTGGTAAAGGGGAGTCGCGATAAATTTACGCCTGCTGCCCTTGCAGAGGCTTCGAGTTCTGCGGGGAGAGTTTGTTCAAAGGCTTCTGTTTTGGAGAGACGATCGTCATTCGAGCCAAAAACCGGATCGGCAAAAATGGCTAAATCTTTAGTGGCGCGCGATCGCGTATTCTGCTCTTGTCGCAAAATTGCCAGGGTTGAGGCGGAGGGAAGTGATACGATTTCATGTTCGACAATTAAAGGGGGCGTTTCTTCTTCTCCTGTGGTTCCGGAAACCGACAAGGCGGCAAAGGGAACGTATTGCAGGATATCGTGGCTGACAATCAACAGGCGTTTGCCTTGAATTCGATCGGCGACGGGTTTTAGGATTGCATTGCTCAACTTAGACTGGGCTGCGGCGACGGTTTTAATTCTGCGTCGATGGGCAGGAGAAGTCAATAAACGACGATATTCTTTGGCTAAGGATTGAATTTCGTCTCGTCCCGGCAATTCATAACTCACAAGTTCATTATCCGTCACCGCCCATAGATAGCTGCGTTTTTCCCCTACAAAGTACTCCAGCAGCATCGTGTCCTTGTCGAGAACTTGTTGCTGGATTTGTTGGACGTTGAGGGGTTCTGGCTGTGTGAGGGCGGCGTAGCGGGGGCTGGTGGCGCGAATTTTGGCTCGAACTTGGCGATATTGCTCGATCGCGCTCTCGATTTCGAGATCGAGGTTTTCCGCAGATGCGCTCCCGGATTTCCCACTCAGCCGTTTAATGCGCTGTTCTTCCATGACGCTGAGTTGGCGCTGCAATTGCTGTTCTTGGGCGAGGAGTTCGGGGTTGACCCCTTGACGGATATCTGCGTTCGCTTCTCGGAGAACTTCAAGAAGGGTTCGGGCGCGAGTCCGTTCGCTGGCTTGGAGGGCTAAACGGTCGTAACCCGCCTGGGGCTGTTGTTTGTGCCGCTCCATGAGCAGGTCGATGTAGAATTCGTAATAGTCTTGTTTGGAGGCGAAAAAGGTGGCGCGCAGGTCAGAACGGGCAACATTGCCGCGCAAGTCTTCAATGATTTTTAGGGCGGCTTCAATTTGACGCTGGGCTTCGTCGAGGTTGTTTAAATCGCGTTGGGCGAGGGCAATGCGGTAGAGGGTCAGGGCTTCTTTCGCGCGATCGCGTACTTGCCGACGGAAGGTGAGGGCTGTATTGTAGCGTTCCAGGGCATTTTGGGGATTGCCTTGATTTGCCGCGACAACGCCCAAATTGGTGAGGGTGCTGGCTTCCCCCGCTTTATCTCCCACTTGCTGCCAAAGGGGAAGGGCTTGGTTATAGTATTCCTGGGCTTTTGTCCAGTTGTTGCGGTTGGCGTAAATGAAGCCAATGTTGTTGAGAGTGCTGGCTTCGCCGGGAACGTTTTCCGCTTCTCTCCAGAGGGCGAGGGCTTGGTTATAGGTACTGAGGGCTTTGTCGCCCTTACCAGAGTCAGAATACACTCGCCCTAAATTATTGAGCGTTGCCGCAATATTGATGGGATTGCCTAAATTTTCAACTAAATTGAAGGCATTTTGGTAATAATCGAGGGCTTGATTGAAATCTCCTAAATCTGCGTAAACAAAGCCAATATTGTTGAGGGTTGCCGCCTCTCCGGTGCGGAATTTCGCCGCTTGCCACAGCTTGAGGGCGCGATCGTAGGTATCGAAAGCATTTTGATATTCGCCCCAGGTGGCGTGAATTTGGGCAAGAGTGTTGAGAATGCTGGCTTGGGAGTGGAGATCGCCGTTTTCCTCGTAAATGCTCAGGACTTGGGTGTAATAATCGGCGGAGGTTTTTAATTCTTTGAGGTTGAAATGCACGAGTCCCAACCAATAGAGGGTCAGGGCTTCTTGTTCGCGATCGCGCTCATTTCTGGCAATGGCTAGGGCTTCTTCCCAGCGCGCGATCGCGTCCCGCCACGCTACTACCGTTCCTTCACTATAGCTTTCCATCCCCCCTTGAAACACGCTATTGAAAGGCGTTTTTTGACTCTCGATTTGCTTGAGGTGCTTCTCTGAAAGGCAGGAGGCAGAGGGCAGAGGGCAGAAGTTAGATTGCACGAGGCAAGAGTCATCGCGGAGAAGGCACAAAGTCGAAAAGCTTGTTTCCTCGCGTCCTTCAATCGTCGTCTTTTGAGTTGTAAGCGTTTGACTCATTGCAACGGTCGAACTGCCCGCCACACACACAAAACTTATCAATGCGATCCCTCGAATAAGACCGATTTGTAAGGGGGATTTAGGAGGATCGCCCTTAGCGAAAGTATCGATTCTGCGTAAACCCTGTTGAAATTTGCCCCAACGAGAAGTCATCATGATTCTGTGCATCTCTCCCTACTGTTTCACAATAGCTGACGTAAATTTTCGATAAATTCTCCCGATCGCGAAACAGAATTCACAATCGTTTCGTCGTGAAGCGGAATCTTAAGGATTTTATCGACACGCAAAATTGTACTGTACGCCAAAACAAATTTAATGATGATGCAATTTAATTCCCGTCGTTTTCGGCAACTTGGCTTCGCTTTACTGGGGGGTTTCTGCTTGGTTGTCGCCCTCGGATTTCCACGCATTCCCGCGATCGCGCAAATCAATCAAGCGGTCATTCAAGAAGTTCTCGGCAATCGCGTCTTTATCGAAGAACAACAAGCGAATGTTAGCGATATTGCCCAATTCCAAGAAGAAGTTCGCACCGAACAATCGAAAGCTGGACTTCGGTTTAATAATGGTGCGATGGGTCGTCTTGGGGAAAACTCCTCCGTTACCATCGGTCAGTGTATTGAAGTCGAACGCGGTCAACTTTTAGTAAGCGGGCCGGCTAACGGTTGCGTTGCCGGGTTCTCCATCGGCGTTCAAGGCACGATCTACACCTTGGGAATGGATCCCGATGATGAAAACGTCATCGCCAATCTCCAAGCCTTAGAAGGACTCGTTCAGGTAGGCAAACCGGACGATACAGATACTGACATCCCCACGGATTTGCGACAAGGTAAGAAAGTTGCCCTCCTCGCCGATGGAACCCTCGGTCCCATCCAAGATATTTCCCCTGAAGAGTACCGTGAAACCCTCTCTGGAGACTTATTCGATGGCTTTAGCGCCCTACCCCAACAAAGCCGTCTCCGAAACGCCTGTCAAGCTCTCTATCCCAATTACAACTGCACCGTTGCAGGCATTCCCCAGCCTCGAACTCAACCCGTTCGAGGATTGTGGTAGTTTGAGTTGAATTACGCGATCGCCTACTTCAGGGAAGTGTAACCCGAAGGACACGCGATCGCGCCCTCTTCAGTATTGGGTTGAGGGGGTGTGGCTTGAGTCGGTTCGTCGCTTTCGCAAAGCAATGTTTGGCTCATTTTGCCCTGAGACTCATCAGTGGCGAAAACAATTCCCGTATAGCTCTTTAAACCCTCTTTCTTCGATGTCGCAAGAGTTTGAACGAGTTTTCCTTCTTCAATGACAACAAGATTGTATTTATAGGTCTCCGTTTCCGGCGCAATTCCAATACCCAATTCATCAAGAGCATCCGTAAATTGAGATTCTTCGAGAAAAAATGCCTGTTGCGCTCGATTCATCGCCCCAACATTGGTTTTACCCTCAGACTGTTTCGCTGTTTTCTCCTCTGTTTCAATATCGTCGCTGCTGACAACAACAACATTTTGGGGAAGCGTCGCGACCTCAGCCGTCTTCCTCAAACGAAGCGTGCGATTTCCAAATTCAGTGGGTCTGGGTTCTCCCGGCGAAGAATTGGCAAATTGTAACCGATCTGTATCGGGAAATTCAAAAATAGTTGAAATGACCTGTTCGGCTTCTCCAAAAGAAATATTTAAGTGCTTGGGTTGTGTCGTTGAATCGATTGTATAAGTGCCTTCTAAGGCTTCCGAAGGCGAAATAAAGAGATAGAGTATGCCTTCAGGAGCAAAAATCATTTTCCCCGTCTCTTGCGCTTCTTCTGCTTCTGCTTCCCAAGTTCCAAGGAGTTTTTGGATATCTGGATTCTCTGCAACAACAGATTGAGTTAGGGAGGAAGTTGCCGAATCTGAAGAATCTTTTAAACCACACCCCGATAGCGCGAGCATGGTCACGCAACTCATCGCCATTAATGAATAGTGCCATTGGCGTTTTGCAGAAAGCATGAATAGATAGTCCCCCTGAATTCAATGTGTGCATTTATGGGATTTAAGGCTCGTACAGTCTAGCCTATTGTCGTTCTGATGTCATGAATCGCTTTAATTTCAAGAAATCAAAAGCTTTCGATCGCCGATCGCCGATCGTTCCGTAAATTAGTAGATTACAAGATTAAAAGACTAAATTTGCTTCATCGATCGTGAAATTGCCGAATCAGTCCAGACCCTTACAGGATATTAACAAAGTATCCCAGAAATTAGCCCTTGCCAGAGAAAAATACAGGGCGAATCAAAATTGCATTCTTTTCACCGCGCCGTGCTATACATTGAGTACCGTTAGGCAGAGAGATTCTTGGAGTTTTGTGGATGAGGGTAAGTGTTAACACGATTAATACTTTCCGTTAGCGATCGCGATCGCGCATTCTAACGATTTTAATTACCCATTTTCGCGATCGCGATCGCATCTTGAGAACCCCATACCTTGGGACAATACCAAAGGATTAAACGGTTTAGCAAGGGAGCAGGATCTTGAAATTACAACACTGTCGGGGCTGTAATCACTACAAACTCAACGGACGACGCGGTGGCACCTGTCAACTGTTAGAAGTTCAAGTCAAA comes from the Lusitaniella coriacea LEGE 07157 genome and includes:
- a CDS encoding CHAT domain-containing protein translates to MMTSRWGKFQQGLRRIDTFAKGDPPKSPLQIGLIRGIALISFVCVAGSSTVAMSQTLTTQKTTIEGREETSFSTLCLLRDDSCLVQSNFCPLPSASCLSEKHLKQIESQKTPFNSVFQGGMESYSEGTVVAWRDAIARWEEALAIARNERDREQEALTLYWLGLVHFNLKELKTSADYYTQVLSIYEENGDLHSQASILNTLAQIHATWGEYQNAFDTYDRALKLWQAAKFRTGEAATLNNIGFVYADLGDFNQALDYYQNAFNLVENLGNPINIAATLNNLGRVYSDSGKGDKALSTYNQALALWREAENVPGEASTLNNIGFIYANRNNWTKAQEYYNQALPLWQQVGDKAGEASTLTNLGVVAANQGNPQNALERYNTALTFRRQVRDRAKEALTLYRIALAQRDLNNLDEAQRQIEAALKIIEDLRGNVARSDLRATFFASKQDYYEFYIDLLMERHKQQPQAGYDRLALQASERTRARTLLEVLREANADIRQGVNPELLAQEQQLQRQLSVMEEQRIKRLSGKSGSASAENLDLEIESAIEQYRQVRAKIRATSPRYAALTQPEPLNVQQIQQQVLDKDTMLLEYFVGEKRSYLWAVTDNELVSYELPGRDEIQSLAKEYRRLLTSPAHRRRIKTVAAAQSKLSNAILKPVADRIQGKRLLIVSHDILQYVPFAALSVSGTTGEEETPPLIVEHEIVSLPSASTLAILRQEQNTRSRATKDLAIFADPVFGSNDDRLSKTEAFEQTLPAELEASARAAGVNLSRLPFTKVEADNISALVSQEQTRGAIGFEANRVLATSQELSQYRMIHFATHGLLNSQNPELSGLVLTLFDSQGQPQNGFLRMHELFNLTLPADLVVLSACETGLGERVRGEGLIGLTRGFMYAGAARVVVSLWNVDDRGTAELMAKFYQQMLQQGLSPSAALRQAQIEMWQTEEWKSPFYWAGFTLQGEWK
- a CDS encoding type IV pilin-like G/H family protein; the protein is MLSAKRQWHYSLMAMSCVTMLALSGCGLKDSSDSATSSLTQSVVAENPDIQKLLGTWEAEAEEAQETGKMIFAPEGILYLFISPSEALEGTYTIDSTTQPKHLNISFGEAEQVISTIFEFPDTDRLQFANSSPGEPRPTEFGNRTLRLRKTAEVATLPQNVVVVSSDDIETEEKTAKQSEGKTNVGAMNRAQQAFFLEESQFTDALDELGIGIAPETETYKYNLVVIEEGKLVQTLATSKKEGLKSYTGIVFATDESQGKMSQTLLCESDEPTQATPPQPNTEEGAIACPSGYTSLK